From one Cyanobacterium stanieri PCC 7202 genomic stretch:
- a CDS encoding hypothetical protein (PFAM: Protein of unknown function (DUF2396)~TIGRFAM: TIGR02652 family protein~InterPro IPR013472~KEGG: cyh:Cyan8802_3023 hypothetical protein~PFAM: Conserved hypothetical protein CHP02652~SPTR: Putative uncharacterized protein), with the protein MNLSLQYPIFGPYIQCPHCRQKIEALTLTDSYLCPRHGAFEANPDTKVLVHLQSGRHWRLWEDKWYRQHTHPDGIRFEIHEALDRLYTEGYRATKVVIAQRYYRLISSYLEKGNAWIGDGNKVYKLYGLPVEFSSGDDDNSERWDIINFTLEKEKGSPSRYPYFRLFE; encoded by the coding sequence ATGAATTTAAGTTTACAATATCCTATTTTTGGTCCCTATATTCAATGTCCCCATTGTCGTCAAAAAATCGAGGCTTTGACTCTTACTGATAGTTATTTATGTCCTCGTCATGGTGCTTTTGAGGCTAATCCTGATACTAAAGTTTTGGTACATTTACAGTCGGGGCGCCATTGGCGTTTGTGGGAGGATAAGTGGTATCGTCAACATACCCATCCTGATGGGATTCGTTTTGAAATTCATGAAGCCCTAGATAGATTATATACTGAGGGGTATCGGGCTACTAAGGTGGTTATTGCTCAACGTTATTATCGCTTGATTAGTTCTTATCTGGAAAAGGGTAATGCTTGGATAGGTGATGGTAATAAGGTTTATAAACTTTATGGTTTACCTGTGGAGTTTAGTTCTGGGGATGATGATAATTCTGAGCGTTGGGATATTATTAATTTTACTTTGGAAAAGGAAAAGGGGAGTCCTTCTCGCTATCCCTATTTTCGTCTGTTTGAATAA
- a CDS encoding FeS-containing-specific oxidoreductase (PFAM: Protein of unknown function (DUF512)~TIGRFAM: putative FeS-containing Cyanobacterial-specific oxidoreductase~COGs: COG1625 Fe-S oxidoreductase related to NifB/MoaA family~InterPro IPR017673:IPR007549~KEGG: cyp:PCC8801_2244 FeS-containing oxidoreductase~PFAM: protein of unknown function DUF512~SPTR: FeS-containing oxidoreductase;~TIGRFAM: FeS-containing Cyanobacterial-specific oxidoreductase): MKPARISKILPNSIAEEIGFEVGDSIVSINQMQPRDLIDYQFLCSDEYLELEVIDKYGKNHLVEIEKDYDENLGLEFEDALFDGLIQCNNKCPFCFIDQQPEGKRESLYLKDDDYRLSFLYGSYLTLTNLTTREWNRIEQMRLSPLYVSVHATEADIRIRLLKNQRAGEIKKNLAWFQEKRLQIHAQVVVCPNINDGIHLERTLEDLFFFHQGEIPAVISAAVVPVGLTKFRPQEDELIPVSRAKAREVIKQVQALQDKFRAKCGSTFAWLADEWFLIAGEDLPPESHYEDYPQIGNGVGSIRQFLKEFTTIADETLPPKISQPEEYTWIVGNAVENAFQPLVARLNQVENLSVNLVALNSDYWGQEITVTGLITGQDLLAKLPQKDLRKKILLPSVMLKHDEAKFLDDVTIEELEKSLDVEVIRVNGIRELMEVVSG; the protein is encoded by the coding sequence ATGAAACCCGCCCGTATCAGTAAAATATTACCCAATTCCATCGCTGAAGAAATTGGCTTTGAAGTAGGAGACTCCATTGTTAGTATCAATCAAATGCAACCCAGAGACTTGATTGATTATCAGTTTCTCTGTAGTGATGAATATTTAGAATTGGAAGTCATTGATAAATATGGAAAAAATCATCTGGTAGAAATTGAAAAAGACTATGACGAAAATCTAGGGCTAGAATTTGAAGATGCCCTCTTTGATGGTTTAATTCAGTGTAATAATAAATGTCCTTTTTGTTTTATTGACCAACAACCAGAGGGCAAACGGGAAAGTCTTTATCTCAAGGATGATGATTATCGTCTTAGTTTCCTCTACGGAAGTTATCTCACCCTCACAAACTTAACCACCAGAGAATGGAATCGCATCGAACAAATGCGTCTTTCTCCCCTTTATGTTTCTGTCCATGCCACCGAAGCAGACATTAGAATTAGGTTATTAAAAAATCAAAGGGCAGGGGAAATAAAAAAAAATCTGGCATGGTTTCAAGAGAAGCGTTTACAGATTCATGCCCAAGTGGTTGTATGTCCTAACATTAACGATGGCATACATTTAGAGAGAACTTTAGAGGATTTATTTTTTTTCCATCAGGGAGAAATTCCTGCGGTGATTAGTGCGGCAGTGGTACCTGTGGGTTTAACCAAGTTTCGCCCTCAAGAGGATGAGTTAATCCCTGTGAGTCGAGCAAAAGCTAGGGAAGTTATTAAACAAGTTCAAGCCTTACAGGATAAATTTAGGGCTAAGTGTGGCTCTACTTTTGCTTGGTTGGCTGATGAATGGTTTTTGATTGCAGGGGAAGATTTACCTCCAGAGTCCCATTATGAAGATTATCCTCAAATTGGGAATGGGGTAGGCTCTATTCGACAATTTTTAAAGGAGTTTACTACCATTGCTGATGAAACTTTGCCCCCAAAAATTTCACAGCCAGAGGAGTATACTTGGATTGTGGGTAATGCTGTGGAAAATGCTTTTCAACCCCTAGTTGCAAGGTTAAATCAAGTGGAAAATTTGAGTGTTAATTTAGTGGCTTTGAATAGTGATTATTGGGGGCAAGAAATTACGGTGACGGGATTGATTACAGGGCAGGATTTATTAGCGAAGTTACCCCAGAAGGATTTGAGGAAAAAAATTCTTTTGCCTTCGGTGATGTTGAAACATGATGAAGCTAAGTTTTTGGATGATGTCACCATTGAGGAATTAGAAAAAAGTCTCGATGTTGAGGTGATTCGGGTTAATGGGATTAGGGAATTAATGGAGGTGGTTTCTGGATAA
- a CDS encoding hypothetical protein (KEGG: npu:Npun_BR168 hypothetical protein~SPTR: Putative uncharacterized protein), which yields MYQKIYCVNHIGKNLLIVGYLEHKQWQFQVVTSTGEMVKQVNQFSTPQQAENEGKKWIDDNLK from the coding sequence ATGTACCAAAAAATTTACTGCGTCAATCACATCGGCAAAAATCTTTTGATAGTAGGTTATCTTGAGCATAAACAGTGGCAATTTCAAGTAGTAACCTCCACAGGAGAAATGGTGAAACAAGTTAATCAATTTTCCACCCCACAACAGGCAGAAAACGAAGGAAAAAAATGGATAGACGATAATTTAAAATAG
- a CDS encoding hypothetical protein (KEGG: cyt:cce_0366 hypothetical protein~SPTR: Putative uncharacterized protein), whose product MYTLPQPPLVLLAMGFFIGVTCGLAFEAALKIKVNYWSNQGKKGIKTNLSEISVLKLPFMGICLGICVFLAAGLEIFTYNRLLSYGVSLPLTLFIGILIWVQLKKLIVLLLEGGSEALDLDSYF is encoded by the coding sequence ATGTATACATTACCACAGCCCCCTCTAGTTTTACTTGCGATGGGTTTTTTTATTGGAGTAACCTGCGGTTTGGCGTTTGAAGCGGCTTTAAAGATAAAGGTTAATTATTGGAGTAATCAGGGTAAGAAAGGAATTAAAACAAACTTATCGGAAATTTCTGTGCTTAAGTTACCTTTTATGGGAATTTGTTTAGGAATTTGTGTGTTTTTGGCGGCAGGATTAGAGATTTTTACTTATAATCGTCTTTTATCTTATGGGGTTTCTCTACCTCTAACTCTTTTTATTGGTATTTTAATATGGGTACAACTTAAGAAGTTAATTGTACTACTTTTGGAAGGTGGTTCGGAGGCTTTAGATTTAGATTCTTATTTTTAA
- a CDS encoding Hypothetical protein (PFAM: Hypothetical chloroplast protein Ycf34~InterPro IPR019656~KEGG: cyc:PCC7424_0185 hypothetical protein~PFAM: Hypothetical chloroplast protein Ycf34~SPTR: Putative uncharacterized protein): MCICINCYYVDRCNTYHAVEAQHQQPHLTENPSFEPESPSINVNIRPQEDYIEMEWDVVGCASFTEEKGKWAKLRPGEAIPT, translated from the coding sequence ATGTGTATCTGTATAAACTGTTACTATGTCGATCGTTGCAATACTTATCATGCCGTAGAAGCCCAACATCAGCAACCCCATCTCACCGAAAATCCCAGTTTTGAGCCAGAAAGCCCTTCTATCAACGTTAACATTCGTCCCCAAGAAGATTACATCGAAATGGAATGGGATGTCGTTGGTTGTGCTAGTTTCACTGAAGAAAAAGGAAAATGGGCAAAATTACGCCCGGGTGAAGCAATTCCCACTTAA
- a CDS encoding Polynucleotide adenylyltransferase region (PFAM: Poly A polymerase head domain~COGs: COG0617 tRNA nucleotidyltransferase/poly(A) polymerase~InterPro IPR002646~KEGG: cyc:PCC7424_0184 polynucleotide adenylyltransferase region~PFAM: Polynucleotide adenylyltransferase region~SPTR: Polynucleotide adenylyltransferase region): MYIADFLRELLPFDLDFLPPDAYLVGGVVRDALLHRKRDYIDLDFVMPKGAVETARFIARKYGMGFVVLDAQREIARVVFPSATVDFAKQEGDSLVDDLCRRDYCLNAIALNLYNKEIIDPLEGQKDLEQGIIRMVSSKNLEDDPLRILRAYRQASQLGFTIDSKTRNTIKQLSPLLCQVAAERVKTELNYLLQSNNGNYWLQQAYQDSVLSHWLENITSEKITNLFKIDETLTILSKKYPQFKNLTPEFLALAKLSCLTSQNVDIAKTELLKLKPSKNEIKAVTTTIKYLPELLNFSKKTTLREQYFFFLNIGNIFPLIALRATSLQSNNQPLIDQLIKRYFDNHDLVAHPQSLITGNDLITELNLKPSPLIKEILTEVQIAHIEGKINNSAQAINFVQTYLDSQN; the protein is encoded by the coding sequence ATGTATATTGCGGATTTTTTACGAGAGTTATTACCTTTTGATTTGGATTTTTTGCCCCCTGATGCTTATTTGGTGGGGGGAGTGGTAAGGGATGCTTTGTTACATCGAAAGAGGGATTATATTGATTTAGATTTTGTGATGCCCAAAGGGGCGGTGGAAACTGCTAGATTCATCGCTCGTAAGTATGGTATGGGTTTTGTGGTGTTGGATGCCCAAAGGGAAATTGCGAGGGTGGTTTTTCCTTCGGCTACGGTGGATTTTGCCAAACAGGAGGGGGATTCTCTGGTTGATGATTTATGTCGTCGTGATTATTGTCTAAATGCGATCGCCCTTAACCTGTACAATAAAGAAATAATAGACCCCTTAGAGGGTCAAAAAGACCTAGAACAAGGTATTATCAGAATGGTATCATCAAAAAACCTCGAAGATGATCCCCTGAGAATATTAAGAGCTTACCGTCAAGCATCCCAACTAGGATTTACCATCGACTCAAAAACCCGTAACACCATCAAGCAACTTTCTCCCCTTCTATGCCAAGTTGCCGCCGAAAGAGTAAAAACAGAATTAAATTATCTCTTGCAGTCTAATAATGGAAACTATTGGTTACAACAAGCCTACCAAGATAGTGTTTTATCCCATTGGTTAGAAAATATCACCTCAGAAAAGATTACTAACCTATTCAAAATAGATGAAACTTTAACTATTCTTAGCAAAAAATATCCTCAATTTAAAAACCTTACTCCCGAATTTTTAGCCTTAGCAAAACTATCCTGTCTCACCTCCCAAAATGTCGATATAGCCAAGACTGAACTATTAAAATTAAAACCTTCAAAAAACGAAATAAAAGCAGTTACTACCACTATTAAATACTTACCAGAATTACTAAATTTTTCTAAAAAAACAACCCTTAGAGAACAATATTTTTTCTTTCTAAATATCGGCAATATTTTTCCCTTAATTGCCCTTCGAGCTACTTCCTTACAGTCAAATAATCAACCACTTATTGATCAATTAATAAAACGTTACTTCGATAATCATGATCTAGTTGCTCATCCCCAATCATTAATTACAGGAAATGATTTGATCACAGAATTAAACCTCAAACCAAGTCCACTAATCAAAGAAATATTAACAGAAGTACAAATCGCCCATATAGAAGGAAAGATAAATAATTCAGCCCAAGCTATTAACTTCGTACAAACATATTTAGATAGCCAAAATTAA
- a CDS encoding hypothetical protein (KEGG: dvi:Dvir_GJ18141 GJ18141 gene product from transcript GJ18141-RA~SPTR: Predicted protein) — MNQEINTDLVNSLTKETLLDLKRQIQRIDNYLMVIFTLVIILLIISGSLSHPHVLKIVFQSLDIGLLFALLIVCIVGLFQYRNQYFIFNDLPEDIENVTIKEQDIFKYWQEESRKLYRVYQRKNSCLNTAYILMVIATIFLSINIYLS; from the coding sequence ATGAATCAAGAAATAAATACAGATCTTGTTAATTCTTTGACGAAAGAAACTTTACTGGATTTAAAAAGACAAATTCAGAGAATTGATAATTATTTAATGGTTATTTTTACTCTGGTAATTATTTTACTTATTATTTCTGGCAGTCTTAGTCATCCCCATGTGTTAAAAATTGTTTTTCAATCGTTAGACATAGGTTTATTGTTTGCTTTGTTAATTGTTTGTATTGTAGGATTATTTCAATATAGAAATCAATATTTTATTTTTAATGATTTGCCAGAGGATATAGAAAATGTAACTATTAAGGAACAAGATATTTTTAAATATTGGCAGGAGGAATCAAGAAAGTTATATCGAGTATATCAAAGAAAAAATAGCTGTCTAAATACAGCCTATATTTTGATGGTTATAGCTACTATCTTCTTGAGTATTAATATATATTTAAGTTAA
- a CDS encoding Haloacid dehalogenase domain protein hydrolase (InterPro IPR005834~KEGG: cyc:PCC7424_3964 hypothetical protein~PFAM: Haloacid dehalogenase domain protein hydrolase~SPTR: Putative uncharacterized protein): protein MNKILALDFDGVICDGLPEYFHSSRLTYEIIWQKSVDNLEESRTTFNYLRPIIETGWEMPLIFRAMTIEKNPTILFNNWHEFVQRIIKNDDISKDKIAHTLDIVRQEQINNNLIKWLNLHQFYPQVINRIDKYIQENIKIYIITTKEGIFAKKLLENQQLETDKITFWGKEQKRPKYESIRLIIDQEKVEATDICFIEDRLEALETVSGQSDLSGVRLFLASWGYNTEKTRASVTPESGIKLLSLTDFTKGDIVNLFS, encoded by the coding sequence ATGAATAAAATATTAGCACTCGATTTTGATGGTGTAATATGTGATGGACTGCCTGAATATTTCCATAGTAGTCGATTAACCTACGAAATAATCTGGCAAAAGTCAGTGGATAACTTAGAAGAAAGTCGCACAACTTTTAATTATTTACGTCCTATTATCGAAACTGGTTGGGAAATGCCTTTAATATTTAGGGCAATGACCATAGAAAAAAATCCCACAATATTATTTAACAACTGGCATGAATTTGTACAGAGAATAATTAAAAATGATGATATTTCCAAAGACAAAATAGCCCACACATTAGATATAGTAAGACAAGAGCAAATTAATAATAATCTCATTAAATGGCTTAATTTACATCAATTTTATCCTCAAGTTATTAATAGGATAGATAAATATATCCAAGAAAATATAAAGATATATATTATCACCACAAAAGAAGGAATTTTTGCCAAAAAACTATTAGAAAATCAACAGCTAGAAACAGATAAAATTACCTTTTGGGGAAAAGAACAAAAAAGACCAAAATATGAAAGTATCAGATTAATCATTGACCAAGAAAAAGTAGAAGCCACGGATATTTGTTTTATCGAGGATAGACTAGAAGCATTAGAAACAGTATCAGGGCAGTCAGATTTGTCAGGAGTCAGACTATTTTTGGCATCATGGGGTTATAATACAGAAAAAACTAGAGCCAGTGTCACCCCAGAATCTGGTATTAAATTGTTATCTTTAACAGATTTCACCAAAGGTGATATTGTTAATTTGTTCTCCTAA
- a CDS encoding hypothetical protein (KEGG: cyc:PCC7424_2162 hypothetical protein~SPTR: Putative uncharacterized protein), protein MTYSTKELIDFLEMELKATWSGKRLIFNTSEKLDNPVVSKALDMDKTGRVFIFRDFRRQIHEYQEKNNVSGLIKRKITFQGKSFSFPEVYNQLIAIEGDKKFLMEAKTSVLDFWKEVTEGMKYYLSEDRENPLTPEQLEELYEEAEWAELDTGKDEVYLGLCWGNPNEYVNQWAQPESGCKRIIASYNKPSSISI, encoded by the coding sequence ATGACTTACAGCACTAAAGAATTAATTGATTTTTTAGAAATGGAATTGAAAGCCACATGGAGTGGCAAAAGATTGATTTTTAATACTTCCGAAAAACTAGATAATCCTGTGGTTTCCAAAGCCCTTGATATGGATAAAACGGGGCGAGTTTTTATTTTTAGGGATTTTCGTCGTCAAATTCATGAATATCAAGAAAAGAATAATGTTTCTGGTTTAATCAAAAGAAAAATTACTTTTCAAGGAAAAAGTTTCAGTTTTCCAGAAGTATATAATCAATTAATTGCGATCGAAGGAGACAAAAAATTTTTAATGGAGGCAAAAACTTCGGTATTAGATTTCTGGAAAGAAGTTACCGAGGGAATGAAATATTACTTATCCGAAGATAGGGAAAATCCTCTGACTCCCGAACAATTAGAAGAGTTATATGAGGAGGCAGAATGGGCAGAACTTGACACAGGAAAAGATGAAGTATATTTAGGTTTATGTTGGGGAAATCCCAATGAATATGTCAATCAATGGGCGCAACCTGAGTCAGGGTGTAAACGTATAATTGCTAGTTATAATAAACCGAGTTCTATTAGTATTTAA
- a CDS encoding 1,4-Dihydroxy-2-naphthoate synthase (PFAM: Enoyl-CoA hydratase/isomerase family~TIGRFAM: naphthoate synthase (dihydroxynaphthoic acid synthetase)~COGs: COG0447 Dihydroxynaphthoic acid synthase~InterPro IPR010198:IPR001753:IPR018376~KEGG: cyc:PCC7424_1611 naphthoate synthase~PFAM: Enoyl-CoA hydratase/isomerase~SPTR: Naphthoate synthase;~TIGRFAM: naphthoate synthase), which translates to MNFNWEKVKEYQDILYFKHQGIAKIVINRPHKRNAFRPQTVFELYDAFCDAREDQKIGVILLTGAGPHTDGKYAFCSGGDQSVRGKAGYVGNDGVPRLNVLDLQRLIRTIPKVVIALVAGYAIGGGHVLHLICDLSIAADNAIFGQTGPKVGSFDGGFGASYLARVVGQKKAREIWFLCRQYNAQEALDMGLVNKVVPVEELEAEGIDWAKEILAKSPIAIRCLKSAFNADCDGQAGLQELAGNATLLYYLTEEGAEGKQAFLEKRPPNFNEYPWLP; encoded by the coding sequence ATGAATTTTAATTGGGAAAAGGTCAAAGAGTATCAAGATATTTTATATTTTAAGCATCAAGGAATTGCTAAAATTGTTATTAATAGACCCCATAAACGTAATGCTTTTCGTCCGCAAACAGTATTTGAATTGTATGATGCTTTTTGTGATGCTAGGGAAGATCAAAAAATTGGCGTTATCTTATTAACAGGGGCTGGCCCCCATACCGATGGTAAATATGCCTTTTGCTCTGGGGGTGATCAAAGTGTTCGGGGTAAGGCAGGATATGTAGGTAATGATGGGGTACCTCGTCTCAATGTGCTGGATTTACAGCGCTTAATTCGTACTATTCCCAAGGTAGTAATTGCCCTTGTGGCAGGGTATGCTATTGGTGGTGGTCATGTATTACATTTAATTTGTGACTTGTCCATTGCGGCGGATAATGCGATTTTTGGGCAAACAGGCCCCAAAGTAGGTAGTTTTGACGGTGGTTTTGGAGCGAGTTATTTGGCTAGGGTGGTAGGACAAAAAAAAGCCCGAGAAATTTGGTTTCTCTGTCGTCAATATAACGCTCAAGAAGCCCTTGATATGGGTTTGGTTAATAAAGTAGTACCAGTGGAAGAATTAGAAGCAGAGGGCATCGATTGGGCTAAGGAAATTTTGGCGAAAAGTCCCATTGCCATTCGTTGCTTAAAGTCTGCGTTTAATGCTGATTGTGATGGACAGGCAGGTTTGCAGGAGTTGGCGGGTAATGCTACTCTGCTTTACTATTTAACCGAAGAAGGGGCAGAGGGTAAACAAGCGTTTCTGGAAAAACGTCCACCGAATTTTAACGAATATCCATGGTTGCCTTAA
- a CDS encoding signal peptidase I (PFAM: Peptidase S24-like~TIGRFAM: signal peptidase I, bacterial type~COGs: COG0681 Signal peptidase I~InterProIPR000223:IPR019759:IPR019756:IPR019757:IPR 019758~KEGG: mar:MAE_23650 leader peptidase I~PFAM: Peptidase S24/S26A/S26B, conserved region~PRIAM: Signal peptidase I~SPTR: Signal peptidase I;~TIGRFAM: signal peptidase I), translating to MSEQLPKSKAKETVKKEENPIVEIVKTVVMAGILSFGIRTFVAEARYIPSSSMEPTLQINDRLIIEKMTFRFRQPERGEIIVFDATEAIQELGWNGAFIKRVIGLPGDEVLVTNGNVKINGQILRESYIQEAPQYNFGPVVVPENSYLVLGDNRNNSSDSHVWGFVPDENIIGRATVRFWPFDRIGGIDENSALADILIESPQ from the coding sequence ATGAGTGAGCAATTACCAAAATCGAAAGCCAAAGAAACTGTTAAAAAAGAGGAAAATCCCATCGTAGAAATAGTCAAAACAGTGGTGATGGCTGGTATTCTTTCTTTTGGTATTCGTACTTTTGTGGCAGAAGCGAGATATATTCCTTCTTCTTCTATGGAACCAACTTTACAGATTAATGATCGATTGATTATTGAAAAAATGACTTTTCGTTTTCGGCAACCTGAAAGGGGGGAAATCATTGTTTTTGACGCCACCGAAGCAATTCAGGAGTTGGGCTGGAATGGTGCTTTTATAAAAAGGGTAATTGGGTTACCGGGGGATGAGGTTTTGGTAACCAATGGTAATGTGAAAATTAATGGTCAAATTTTACGAGAATCTTATATTCAAGAAGCCCCACAATATAATTTTGGGCCTGTGGTAGTACCCGAAAATAGTTATTTGGTGTTGGGAGATAATCGTAATAATAGTTCTGATTCTCATGTTTGGGGATTTGTGCCTGATGAAAATATTATCGGTAGGGCAACGGTAAGATTTTGGCCTTTTGATCGTATCGGAGGCATTGATGAAAATTCTGCCTTGGCTGATATTTTAATCGAGTCTCCTCAGTAG
- a CDS encoding hypothetical protein (KEGG: npu:Npun_R4655 hypothetical protein~SPTR: Putative uncharacterized protein), producing the protein MWRKIKRFIRTFFRKSRRIDDEPINKVSLILIIIMDIFILSNVFMGLNDIGNWYISPSQSHPCYSPWQSYRNDTNENKQYAVLTENRYDYRYNPDLTLRENYQNIDDDHLGSVSSICYRYASSFDAVQIPEFTTRVNDISSKESAIASVEAENRTIRQQYDSTLLEEIAGQPEDLSINQVRAQEARQTLEENNARIATLNDEIATLKEEIFALPAVQEFFSLLDSDSEFNSLENSFDRASFWYPSIQIIFQVLFLAPLIAIAAWLHLKADNEGNGQLALITWHLLVIFSIPLIIKIFQFLQVGALLSIVVDIVAVLFTGLLFVIAYLYIFIIPLITFALVKLTQKVIFNTKNQASKRIEQSKCLRCAKKLPPNSLYCPHCGYYQYQECHNCGDLTYKHLGYCINCGASQEQPQTNP; encoded by the coding sequence ATGTGGCGAAAAATCAAAAGATTTATCAGAACTTTTTTCAGAAAATCCAGAAGAATTGATGACGAACCTATCAATAAAGTTAGTCTAATTCTCATCATTATTATGGATATATTTATCCTTAGTAATGTTTTTATGGGCTTAAATGATATTGGGAATTGGTACATCAGCCCTTCTCAAAGTCATCCTTGTTATTCCCCATGGCAAAGTTACAGAAACGACACTAACGAAAACAAACAATATGCTGTATTGACGGAAAATAGATACGATTATCGATATAATCCTGATTTGACTCTCAGGGAAAACTATCAGAATATAGATGATGATCATTTGGGTAGTGTATCCTCTATCTGTTATCGCTATGCATCCTCCTTTGATGCAGTACAAATCCCTGAATTTACCACCAGAGTTAATGATATTAGCTCAAAAGAAAGTGCCATTGCTTCTGTGGAGGCTGAAAACAGAACTATCCGACAGCAATATGATTCTACTCTCCTAGAAGAAATTGCCGGGCAACCAGAGGATTTGTCCATAAATCAGGTAAGGGCGCAAGAAGCCAGACAAACTTTGGAAGAAAATAACGCCCGTATTGCAACCCTGAATGATGAGATAGCCACCCTCAAGGAGGAAATATTTGCTTTACCTGCGGTGCAGGAATTTTTTAGTTTACTAGATTCTGATAGTGAATTTAATAGTCTCGAAAACAGTTTTGATAGGGCTTCTTTTTGGTATCCCAGTATTCAGATTATATTCCAAGTTCTGTTTTTGGCGCCCCTGATTGCGATCGCAGCGTGGCTTCATCTCAAAGCAGATAACGAAGGAAATGGTCAATTAGCACTAATTACATGGCATCTCCTCGTTATATTTTCTATCCCTTTAATCATCAAGATTTTTCAATTCTTACAAGTAGGGGCGCTCCTATCCATCGTGGTAGACATAGTCGCCGTACTATTCACTGGGCTATTATTTGTCATCGCCTACCTCTATATTTTCATCATCCCCCTAATCACCTTTGCTTTAGTTAAACTAACTCAAAAAGTAATATTTAACACCAAAAATCAAGCCAGTAAAAGAATAGAACAATCAAAATGTTTACGCTGTGCCAAAAAATTACCCCCAAATAGTCTTTACTGTCCCCATTGTGGTTATTATCAATATCAAGAATGCCACAACTGCGGAGATTTGACCTATAAACATTTGGGCTATTGTATCAACTGTGGTGCATCGCAGGAACAACCCCAGACAAATCCATAG
- a CDS encoding hypothetical protein (KEGG: hypothetical protein~SPTR: Putative uncharacterized protein): protein MNKSIGFFSLLASISVASPLLFSGNAMAISVQISGENITNPSPTLLSQASFPSGVFSDNTWIVTLGYYNNSHYYEGYNRNTGDSIYLSGATIGGNNQRRTYTWNNSGYRYQVAWQPADPNLIRLQVYHPNGRVILNRLLSR from the coding sequence ATGAATAAATCCATCGGCTTTTTTTCCCTTCTCGCTTCCATCAGTGTAGCTTCTCCATTACTTTTCAGCGGTAATGCCATGGCTATCTCTGTCCAAATTTCAGGAGAAAACATAACCAACCCATCCCCAACTTTATTATCTCAGGCTTCTTTTCCTAGCGGTGTTTTCAGCGACAATACTTGGATTGTTACCCTTGGTTACTATAACAATAGCCACTATTATGAAGGATACAACCGTAATACAGGAGATTCTATTTACTTATCAGGTGCTACCATCGGCGGAAACAATCAACGACGTACCTACACATGGAATAACAGCGGATACCGTTATCAAGTAGCTTGGCAACCAGCCGATCCTAATCTAATTCGTTTACAAGTATATCATCCCAATGGCAGGGTAATTTTAAATCGTTTATTAAGTCGTTAA